The following proteins are co-located in the Microbacterium immunditiarum genome:
- the pstC gene encoding phosphate ABC transporter permease subunit PstC: MTTTIAPAPAPPKAKQRPGDRWFSATALAAGTMILVTLAAVAIFLIVQSIPGMTATPETASILSGSFWDYVWPLAFGTVWASLLALVMAVPLSVGVALFISHYAPRRLAQGLGYIVDLLAAVPSVVFGLWGILVLAPAVQPVYVWLNANMGWFPLFGGTVSGTGRTIFTAAIVLAVMVVPIITAICREIFLQTPVLHEEAALALGATRWEMIRMAVFPFGRSGIVSASMLGLGRALGETMAVAMVLSSANIITFRLFTSENPGTIPANIALTFPEAYGTNINVLIATGLILFIVTFAVNALARWIVSRRKEFSGAN, encoded by the coding sequence ATGACGACGACAATCGCTCCGGCACCGGCGCCGCCCAAGGCGAAGCAGCGACCGGGCGACCGATGGTTCTCGGCGACCGCGCTGGCTGCCGGAACCATGATCCTCGTGACGCTCGCCGCCGTCGCGATCTTCCTCATCGTCCAGTCGATCCCCGGCATGACCGCGACGCCCGAGACCGCCTCGATCCTGAGTGGCAGCTTCTGGGACTATGTCTGGCCGCTCGCCTTCGGCACGGTCTGGGCCTCTCTCCTCGCCCTTGTGATGGCGGTGCCGCTGTCGGTGGGCGTCGCCCTCTTCATCTCGCACTACGCGCCACGACGGCTCGCCCAGGGGCTCGGCTACATCGTCGACCTGCTCGCCGCGGTGCCGTCCGTCGTGTTCGGCCTCTGGGGGATCCTCGTGCTCGCCCCGGCCGTCCAGCCCGTCTACGTGTGGCTCAACGCGAACATGGGATGGTTCCCCCTGTTCGGCGGAACCGTGTCCGGCACCGGCCGCACGATCTTCACCGCCGCCATCGTGCTCGCGGTGATGGTCGTGCCGATCATCACCGCGATCTGCCGGGAGATCTTCCTGCAGACCCCGGTCCTCCACGAGGAAGCCGCCCTCGCGCTCGGCGCGACCCGGTGGGAGATGATCCGGATGGCGGTGTTCCCCTTCGGCCGCAGCGGCATCGTGTCGGCATCGATGCTCGGCCTCGGTCGCGCGCTCGGCGAGACGATGGCGGTGGCGATGGTCCTCTCATCGGCGAACATCATCACCTTCCGGCTCTTCACCTCCGAGAATCCGGGCACGATCCCCGCCAACATCGCCCTGACCTTCCCCGAGGCCTACGGGACGAACATCAACGTCCTCATCGCCACGGGCCTCATCCTCTTCATCGTGACGTTCGCCGTGAACGCGCTCGCGCGCTGGATCGTCAGCCGTCGCAAGGAATTCTCGGGGGCCAACTGA
- the pstB gene encoding phosphate ABC transporter ATP-binding protein PstB: MSKSIEVNDLNVYYGDFLAVEGVSLDIEPRSVTAFIGPSGCGKSTFLRTLNRMHEVIPGARVEGEVLLDGENLYEPNVDPVLVRRQVGMVFQRPNPFPTMSIRENVLAGVKLNNRRISKSDADDLVERSLRGANLWNEVKDRLDKPGSGLSGGQQQRLCIARAIAVSPDVLLMDEPCSALDPISTYAIEELIAELKQEYTIVIVTHNMQQASRVSDRTAFFNIAGTGKPGKLIEYDDTRTIFTTPSVQATEDYVSGRFG; this comes from the coding sequence GTGTCCAAGAGCATCGAAGTCAACGACCTGAACGTCTACTACGGCGACTTCCTGGCCGTCGAGGGTGTGAGCCTCGACATCGAACCGCGCAGCGTCACGGCCTTCATCGGCCCGTCGGGCTGCGGCAAGTCGACATTCCTGCGCACCCTCAACCGCATGCACGAGGTGATCCCCGGCGCGCGTGTCGAGGGCGAGGTGCTGCTGGACGGCGAGAATCTGTATGAGCCCAACGTCGACCCCGTGCTCGTACGCCGCCAGGTCGGAATGGTCTTCCAGCGGCCGAACCCGTTCCCGACGATGTCGATCCGCGAGAACGTTCTGGCAGGCGTCAAGCTCAACAACCGGCGCATCTCGAAGTCCGACGCCGACGACCTCGTCGAGCGCTCGCTGCGCGGCGCGAACCTGTGGAACGAGGTGAAGGACCGGCTCGACAAGCCCGGCTCGGGTCTGTCGGGCGGTCAGCAGCAGCGACTGTGCATCGCGCGCGCGATCGCGGTGTCGCCCGACGTGCTTCTCATGGACGAGCCGTGCTCGGCCCTCGATCCGATCTCCACCTACGCGATCGAGGAGCTGATCGCCGAGCTCAAGCAGGAGTACACGATCGTCATCGTGACGCACAACATGCAGCAGGCGTCCCGCGTGTCCGACAGGACCGCCTTCTTCAACATCGCCGGCACGGGCAAGCCGGGCAAGCTCATCGAGTACGACGACACGCGTACGATCTTCACGACGCCGTCGGTGCAGGCCACCGAGGACTACGTCTCCGGCCGGTTCGGATAG
- a CDS encoding serine/threonine-protein kinase, translated as MTDVREISGPATGELLGGRYRLEECIGVGGMARVYRAEDTLLHRTVAIKMLQGPFSEPGGQERAEAETSALATLNHHSLVTLFDAHVSRDDVSFLVMEHVEGRTLRDLIADGPVDQDELAAIAVDIAEGLHLAHAAGIVHRDIKPSNILLCESPLPGHPWRAKVADFGIAYLLDSARMTNPGIVIGTIAYIAPEQARGAAPAPPADIYAFGIMLLEAMTGRRPFGEAEGFGAVTARLVRSPEIPEHLDETWKCLLRGMTASRPEDRPTALEVAATLAGQAAVARSRADTVTVSTEPLTIPAEWMREEPVTPKPIAAVPERTDAATAVYPSAYPIEDRDHPAPPRRRRTRGVFVAIVAAAALLTAAIVMVMWLPGLGAAAPFTDRSPNPAYTSEVEPQDSVAEETVDEAPVEQQTVDQGVVDQRGDPAPAEQGSINQRPIEQRQAEQGPADNAPAEPVGVSGTSEGSSSGGGNPNSGPGDNGANGDRSDSNSGSGNGRGGNE; from the coding sequence ATGACGGATGTACGCGAGATCAGCGGACCGGCCACCGGCGAGCTGCTCGGTGGGCGGTATCGCCTCGAGGAGTGCATCGGCGTCGGCGGGATGGCCCGCGTCTACCGCGCGGAGGACACGCTGCTGCACCGCACGGTCGCCATCAAGATGCTCCAGGGTCCGTTCTCCGAGCCGGGCGGCCAGGAGCGCGCCGAGGCCGAGACGTCGGCCCTCGCGACGCTCAACCACCACTCGCTCGTGACCCTCTTCGACGCCCACGTATCGCGCGACGACGTCAGCTTCCTCGTGATGGAGCACGTCGAAGGGCGCACCCTGCGCGACCTCATCGCCGATGGCCCGGTCGATCAGGACGAGCTCGCGGCGATCGCCGTCGACATCGCAGAGGGCCTCCATCTCGCCCACGCCGCCGGCATCGTGCACCGCGACATCAAGCCGTCGAACATCCTCCTGTGCGAGTCGCCCCTGCCGGGGCATCCGTGGCGTGCCAAGGTCGCCGACTTCGGAATCGCGTACCTGCTCGACTCCGCGCGGATGACGAACCCGGGCATCGTGATCGGCACGATCGCCTACATCGCCCCCGAGCAGGCGCGCGGGGCCGCGCCCGCACCGCCGGCCGACATCTACGCCTTCGGCATCATGCTGCTCGAGGCGATGACCGGCAGGCGGCCGTTCGGCGAGGCCGAGGGCTTCGGCGCGGTGACCGCCCGCCTCGTGCGGTCGCCCGAGATCCCCGAGCACCTCGATGAGACGTGGAAGTGCCTGCTGCGGGGCATGACGGCCTCACGGCCCGAGGACCGGCCGACGGCCCTCGAAGTCGCGGCGACGCTCGCCGGCCAGGCCGCCGTAGCGCGTTCCCGCGCCGACACGGTGACCGTGAGCACCGAGCCGCTGACGATTCCCGCCGAGTGGATGCGCGAGGAGCCGGTCACGCCCAAGCCGATCGCCGCCGTGCCCGAGAGGACGGATGCCGCGACCGCGGTGTACCCGTCGGCCTACCCCATCGAGGATCGCGATCACCCGGCGCCGCCTCGCCGTCGGCGCACGCGCGGCGTCTTCGTCGCAATCGTCGCAGCCGCGGCGCTGCTCACGGCCGCGATCGTCATGGTGATGTGGCTGCCCGGGCTGGGTGCCGCCGCGCCGTTCACCGACCGCAGTCCGAACCCGGCGTACACGTCAGAAGTGGAGCCTCAGGACTCGGTGGCCGAGGAGACGGTCGACGAGGCTCCCGTCGAGCAGCAGACCGTCGACCAGGGGGTGGTCGATCAGCGCGGCGACCCCGCTCCCGCCGAACAGGGATCGATCAACCAGAGGCCCATCGAGCAACGGCAGGCCGAGCAGGGACCCGCCGACAACGCGCCGGCCGAGCCGGTCGGCGTCTCCGGCACCTCCGAAGGCTCAAGCAGCGGCGGGGGCAACCCGAACAGCGGACCGGGCGACAACGGCGCCAACGGAGACCGCAGCGACTCGAACAGCGGCAGCGGCAACGGCCGCGGAGGCAACGAATAG
- a CDS encoding aminodeoxychorismate lyase codes for MTWRFALVIEPAASDDPRHDFAGTFTVIDASAPALTVGELSTQRGDGVFESIGVVDGHAQEVAAHLERLTHSAALCDLPVPHLEQWRQAVAVAAAACGPGEAVIKLILSRGIEHGPTPTAWVIAAPAADNTSARERGVRVVTLDRGYGIDTPSRAPWLLLGAKTLSYAVNMAAIREAKRRGADDAVFVSSDGFVLEGPTSSVILRRGDVFVTPTPGAGILHGTTQLSLFDELERRGFQTAYEDVPVAALREADAAWLVSSVRLAVPVVAVDGEPLPFDPPFTGSLNAYLLSPRD; via the coding sequence ATGACCTGGCGTTTCGCGCTCGTGATCGAGCCCGCGGCATCCGATGATCCCCGTCACGATTTCGCCGGCACGTTCACGGTCATCGACGCGTCGGCTCCCGCCCTCACCGTCGGTGAGCTGAGCACGCAGCGCGGCGACGGCGTCTTCGAGTCGATCGGGGTCGTCGACGGCCACGCGCAGGAGGTCGCGGCGCACCTCGAGCGCCTCACGCACTCGGCGGCGCTGTGCGATCTGCCGGTGCCGCATCTCGAGCAGTGGCGCCAGGCTGTCGCGGTTGCCGCGGCCGCGTGCGGGCCGGGTGAGGCTGTCATCAAGCTCATCCTGAGCCGCGGCATCGAGCACGGCCCGACGCCCACCGCTTGGGTCATCGCGGCCCCGGCCGCCGACAACACGTCCGCGCGCGAGCGCGGGGTCCGCGTCGTGACGCTCGACCGCGGCTACGGCATCGACACGCCGTCGCGGGCGCCGTGGCTGCTGCTGGGTGCGAAGACGCTGTCGTACGCGGTCAACATGGCCGCGATCCGCGAAGCGAAGCGCCGCGGCGCCGACGACGCCGTGTTCGTGTCGTCGGACGGCTTCGTGCTCGAAGGACCGACGTCGTCGGTCATCCTGCGCCGCGGCGATGTGTTCGTGACGCCCACTCCCGGCGCGGGGATCCTGCACGGCACGACCCAGCTCAGCCTCTTCGACGAGCTCGAGCGGCGCGGCTTCCAGACCGCCTACGAAGACGTGCCGGTGGCGGCTCTGCGAGAGGCGGATGCCGCGTGGCTCGTCTCGAGCGTGCGCCTGGCCGTCCCCGTGGTGGCCGTCGACGGGGAGCCCCTGCCGTTCGATCCCCCCTTCACCGGGTCGCTCAATGCGTACCTGCTGAGCCCGCGCGACTGA
- the pstA gene encoding phosphate ABC transporter permease PstA has translation MTVTTAPPSSPAPSTATDPTRRLTSGHLSGWVPWAILVASAIFGALLMGVFALADGTGFNIAGWAIVSALLYLVLITSVSTLVEGRRRAVDRLVTGVVTVAFAIAMIPLVSVAWTVVVNGIAGISADFFSMSMRNVVGEGGGALHAIVGTLLITLAAAVISIPIGIFTAIYLIEYGEGRRVARGITFLVDVMTGIPSIVAGLFAYAVFALIFGPGIRLGIMGSVSLAVLMIPVVVRSSEEMLRLVPNELREASYALGVPKWRTIVKVVLPTSMAGITTGVMLSISRVIGETAPLLLTAGVTTSMNYNLFEGRMMTLPVFAYSQYMNQGIPAQAYIDRAWAAALTLIVIVMVLNLIARGVARIFSPKLGR, from the coding sequence ATGACCGTGACGACTGCTCCCCCCTCGTCGCCCGCGCCGTCGACGGCGACGGACCCGACGCGGCGGCTGACCAGCGGCCACCTGTCGGGATGGGTCCCGTGGGCGATCCTCGTCGCGAGCGCGATCTTCGGGGCGCTGCTGATGGGAGTGTTCGCGCTCGCGGACGGCACGGGATTCAACATCGCCGGCTGGGCGATCGTCTCGGCGCTCCTGTACCTGGTGCTCATCACCTCGGTATCGACCCTCGTCGAGGGCCGACGTCGCGCCGTCGACCGCCTGGTGACCGGAGTGGTCACGGTCGCCTTCGCGATCGCGATGATCCCGCTCGTCTCGGTCGCATGGACGGTCGTCGTCAACGGCATCGCGGGCATCTCTGCCGACTTCTTCTCGATGTCGATGCGCAACGTCGTGGGCGAAGGCGGCGGCGCGCTCCACGCGATCGTGGGTACGCTCCTGATCACGCTCGCGGCTGCGGTCATCTCGATCCCGATCGGCATCTTCACCGCGATCTATCTCATCGAGTACGGCGAGGGCAGGCGCGTCGCGCGCGGCATCACGTTCCTCGTCGACGTCATGACCGGCATCCCCTCGATCGTCGCGGGCCTGTTCGCGTACGCCGTCTTCGCCCTCATCTTCGGTCCCGGCATCCGACTCGGCATCATGGGCTCAGTCTCGCTCGCGGTCCTCATGATCCCGGTCGTCGTCCGCTCGAGCGAAGAGATGCTGCGCCTCGTGCCGAATGAGCTGCGAGAGGCGTCCTATGCGCTCGGCGTGCCGAAGTGGCGCACGATCGTGAAGGTCGTGCTGCCCACCTCGATGGCCGGGATCACGACGGGCGTGATGCTGTCGATCTCGCGCGTCATCGGCGAGACGGCGCCCCTGCTTCTGACGGCGGGCGTCACCACCTCTATGAACTACAACCTCTTCGAGGGCCGGATGATGACCCTTCCCGTCTTCGCCTACTCCCAGTACATGAACCAGGGCATACCAGCGCAGGCATACATCGACCGTGCGTGGGCCGCCGCGCTGACGCTGATCGTGATCGTCATGGTGCTGAATCTCATCGCGCGCGGCGTCGCGAGGATCTTCTCCCCCAAGCTCGGCCGATGA
- a CDS encoding DNA-directed RNA polymerase subunit beta, translated as MSESRDFHKPVRRPAELFDRLFSAEDPAEVSRVAHATASALLTRVREKPDSAVVERLVAFTDDHGIDDIAELWSRSPARSLPGALWRLYLLQLMIHDDPITAALLYERGRSELMSADDVIAGAPSPAGPDELVALVDTILRGLFQGDFAVALDRAAAFCRVQASGASHLADDYEGTEPDRASALTTRALRLSTYAVDLTACAALWRRDSLT; from the coding sequence GTGAGCGAATCGAGGGATTTCCACAAGCCCGTACGGCGGCCGGCCGAGCTCTTCGACCGGCTGTTCTCGGCTGAGGACCCTGCTGAGGTCTCGCGCGTCGCCCACGCCACGGCGAGCGCGCTGCTCACGCGCGTGCGGGAGAAGCCCGACTCGGCCGTCGTCGAGCGGCTCGTCGCGTTCACCGACGACCACGGCATCGACGACATCGCGGAGCTGTGGTCGCGGTCGCCCGCCCGGTCCCTTCCGGGCGCGCTGTGGCGGCTGTACCTGCTGCAGCTGATGATCCATGACGATCCCATCACCGCCGCCCTGCTGTACGAGCGGGGGCGCAGCGAGCTCATGTCCGCCGACGACGTCATCGCCGGGGCGCCGTCGCCCGCCGGTCCCGACGAGCTCGTCGCGCTCGTCGACACGATCCTGCGCGGACTGTTCCAGGGCGACTTCGCGGTCGCGCTCGATCGCGCAGCGGCCTTCTGCCGCGTGCAGGCGTCGGGCGCGAGCCATCTGGCCGACGACTACGAGGGCACCGAGCCCGACCGGGCGTCCGCCCTCACGACGCGCGCGTTGCGCCTGTCGACCTACGCCGTGGACCTCACCGCGTGCGCGGCCCTGTGGCGGCGCGACTCGCTGACCTGA